AGTCGAAAAGTGCAGATCATCAACATCAGAATTATCTATGGTaccttatttaaaatgcagatttggggGTAGACAACAAAGGCCAACTCAGAATTCAAAGCTGGGATTATCATAAGCTCCCcagataattctaaaatattaaaaccagacaTTCTGTAAGACTGCTGGCCCATAATCTTCAGTGCCAGTGCTGTGAATGACAAAGAAGGGCTGAGCAGATGTTCcaaattaaaagagaataaagggaTATGGCAATTAAATGCAGTCCATGAGCCTGAATCAGGGAGAAGTTTTGCTCTAAAGGACATCATTGGTACATTTGGCAAAATTTAACTACAGTATGATACAAAGTAGTATTGTATCAAAGttgaatttccttattttaatgtAGGAGAATGTTCTTGTTCTTGGAAAATATACGCTGAAGCTCTTTAGGAATAAAGGAGTATTATTATGTCTACAAAAAATGGATTGGGGGAAAATACAgctaggtaggtagatagatatagttctttgtactattcttgaaattatttaaaaattaaaagttgaaaaaaaattgaaaagagaaagCCTAGAACAAACTGAAGTCTCAGGACTGTGCCAACTTCAACCACTGTTAGAAAACTGGGAATTACTGAAAGGCTTTAGGTAGTGGCATTAATCAGATTTCTGTCTTTGATAGATTGCTTTTATGGTAGTATGAGAGGTTGAATTAGGATGACAATATTGGTGGCAAGGAGACCACTTAGAAATCTAAAGTGCTTCTGATAaataagcactgaaaagaatGCTGGTAGTTAAGGTGGAGAAAAAAGGGATTATGTGGTAAAATCAGTTGGATTCAGTGGCTATCTAGATATGAGTGGtggaagtgaaagaagaaaaaaagataactatTAGGTTTCTAGCTTGGGTAGTTATGTAGATAGTACTGCTACCAAAGTTAGAGTGAATACAGGAGGAACAGCATTCAATGTGGGATTAGATGAATTTGAATTTGGCTACAAGGGACATTTAAGTGAAGACATATACAGATAAAGAGGCTGAAGCTTTGACAAGAGGtcagatatatgtatagatatgtatttatatattgtatatatgtatgaggtatatacacatgtatatggtACAACAGTATGACATAATCAAGATCAAGTTCATGAAAGGCTGAATCTAAGAAGACTTAGTTTAACAAGAATAAATTTAAGGCTCAGTGCACTGGACCAAAATATCAAACCAAAATtgaagaagtagagaatggaGGAGACATAAGTTAGCAGTGGcactatgaaaataaaactttataggTTTGAGTATTTGTAAATCCAATATGTCAATATTTTaggataattttcaaaaaaacataTGTAATCTTAGACTGCATTAATGGAAATCTGGTATCTAGAAAGAAGCAAATGAGAATGATAATTTATTGTACACAGTCAGGCTTCCATATCAATGGGTTCTgcatctgcggattcaaccaactgtggatcaaaaaTAGTAGGGAAAAAATTCCAAGAAGTTCGAAAAAGCAAATCTTGAATTTTCTgtgcactggcaactatttacatagcatttacattgtacaggtattataagtaatctagataTACTGAAGGatatgcataggttatatgcaaatactgcgccattttatacaagggacttgagcatcatCAGATTTTGCTATCCGTGGggttcctggaaccagtcccccacagataccaaggaATGGCTGTCCTAGTTAGATGACACCTGCAATACTGTGTTAAGTTTCATTCAAGCTTGAATAGTGatagaaaacagtaaaatataaTAGTAAAGGGAATCATATTATGGATggctgaaagaaatggaaagtatcAGGGAAatgatagctttaaaaaatatttatgatctgTCATGTGGAAGAGGCATTACATTTGTTCTTATTATTTCAAGGAGAATTAGGGAAAATGAGTCGGTCAGAAACGTTTACCTTTAAggtctcttcattcttttttgcttTGTGTTATTAAAGAGGTGAATTAAATTTACAGGGACATATGTTTTTAACTCAACATAAAAAGAACATTCCTCTCTAACAATGGAATGAAGTGACTGCAGTTTGGCAAACTACTTGTCACCAAGTGCAGTCAATCAAAAGTTGGATGCGCCTGGGTCCTGTCGTCAGTGGGAGGTGAGAGTAGGGTGCTCTCAAGGTTTCTCTCTGCTTTAAGATTCAATGAGATGGGAATGAAAAGATTAGACAATGagatgaatattctttttttttttttgactcggTAAAATTACAAGAAATCAAGTTGACATATAAGGAAGTTCTACTGTCTTTTATATTTCTAGagttagagagaaaaataaaaatttgagattCAGAATTTCTGGGAAGGTGAATTGTTCTTTGGCTGTCTGATTTGAAGATAATCTTCTAGTTTCTTATGTGTAAATCTTGAGCAGATACATATTAAATAGCTCACATTCAGATGATAGGTGACCACTCATTACTGTCTATATTCCCATCTTATTCACAAACCTTGATTAGGGAACTGTCTTCTGAAATAATCAAATGTACAGTCATCTGATATATCTGGCCTTGTATCTAGAAAAGATGGTAAAAGTTCATTAGTAGCATGAAAATAGTTCATTGACTCttttacatttcatatttttatctttttctaaatgaaaaatgCTAGCAGATAATATGTAAATAGTAGTTTAGCTCAATGAAATTAATACGAACAGTTCTCAAATCTTATATGATTTTTGTTGCATTTTTGCTATTTATAGTAAGGTCTAAAAAATGTTCATACTCTTTGGGTCAGCAGTTCCTTTCTAGGaatctattataaataaataattaagactATACACAAATAGGGAGTTAAACATCTTCATTGTTGtttacaacagaaaaaaatgtttaacaatggGGGTGGCTAAATAAAGGTTCactaatacaatggaatactttgCCACCATTTACTAACATGTAAAGAAGTTAATAATATCCTgtacttttaaatgaaaacataggtTGCAAAAAAACCTGAAGATTAATTATAACCTGTGATTAATTAACATGGAGTGTATGTGTATAGAAAAAAGTCTAAAATAAGGATTCTAAaatgtgttctttaatttctgaCATTAAATTTAACAGAAGAATATATAAAAGTTACATAAAAAAGTGACTGATTTGCTTGGCGAAGTAACCATTTGTTCAACGAAGTAACCatcttaattataataaaattctcTCCTTTCCTAGGTGTGGTTCTTacttccatttctatttttaattagcCTGCTGTATCATAAACTAAGTGGATTTATGTActtgtatatatacttttaattaaGTTACCTgaaattctttttgaaaataagtgTGGTATAAATGTATACAaattaatacatacacacataaaattaaagaagtattttagacaaaattaaaatattgtttaaattttatgaatatttttcaaaggaCCTCAAGTAAAGATAATgagataaaaattaagaaaaaaatataccagAAATGTTAGAGATTCAGAGATTTATATTAGACTCAGCAGATTCCTATAGAAGCAAATGAATAATCCAAAATTTAATTTCTCTCCTGGCTCATCACAAAAGGACCaaggtgttttttaaaacataaaatcccTATATTCTGTTTTGGGAAAAATCTTTCAAATCGGCAATATCTCTCAAGTACAGGGACCACTCAATCCAGCCCTCCAGTCTAACTGACCActcccttctctgtgctccctTGGAACACTGTCCAGACTATAGGCATTGCACCGGTAACACTGCACttaacttgtttatttgtttgtctccTCCTATTAAAAGATGAGTTCCTGGGAATAAGAAATGGTATAGTATATTCTTAATATCCCTAGCACAAAGCACAGTGATAACCTCAAAGCTGTAGCACAAAAAAGTGGTTGTTGAGGAAATGAATTAATTGTTTATGAGAGGGTAAAAGCAGAACATTACCTGTCACATCAGAATTTGATTCTTTGTGTCTTTGAACTAAATGTCCTTTTTCACAAACCTAATGGAACACAGAACCAGAAGGAAAGCAGTACTATATTATAAACATGAAAATGAGGTGTATTTTCTATGATTTATCGTAATTTTcaacatttctcattttatcctcatagatttagaaaggacaaaaataatcttttaaatcagAGCCTTCTGCTATCTTTCACAACACTACTTTTCTTCTACaacaatgataaaagaaaatattaatattgtatTTTGGCATTAAagggagtttaaaatttttttttacttcatatagAACTTATTTATGATGAGAAAGAGACAAAAATGTATGCTTATAATCTCAATGAGAAGAATAAAGATGTAGCAAGATAAGTGTGAAATGAGTGAAACTATATAAAATTGTATGAAAAGGTATAAGCAATTACAAAACTGTGTTtatatagaaaagttgaaaaaatattttcttgtagcTTGTAGAAAAGTTCAGAGTAAGAAAGATCATACACATGACATTGCTGTCTATCTTGAGAGGAGATACTTGCCAATATGACCCAGTTGGACTAAAAGAGACACAAAACACCGTAGAATTGTGACTGCTAATCTTGAGTAGTCTACAAATCATTATGTGAttgtgaaaacattttaaatgattccCAACTTTTGTTTCTGCATCTGTGCTATGTGGATATTagaaagaattttccaaaagggcctgagaaaagaactgaaaacattttgCCAAGATGTAATGCATACCAACTCATGATAAAAAGTAGACTATGAAATAGTTAAAAGCTAAAATCCTCTTTTTAGATAAAATTGaatggcagccaaaaaaaaaaaaatttgacataATCAGGATGAAAATGGGAGGAAACTGTAAAAATCAAAACTTGATTGTTGAAGGGAGAGAGCAAAGGAAATATTCTAGAAAAAGTTACACGAAGTTAGAAGTAGCAATATTATATAATCATAAAGAATTTGGAGAGACAAGGGGTGAAATTAGGCTGAAAAAAATTCACTTGTAATAAGACTTGATTCAATGAACTCTTGATGTCATTTTTAGCCCTCTTCCTTTGATTGAAATAATGCTATGAACCATAATAAACTATTATATTTATCTCATAGAAAATCACCAGGCCAGTGTCCTTATGAATGTGATCTATAAATTCTAATCACAGTaatctataattatttgtttttgcttaaaGTCTGCAAAATTAATTATTGAAAGTATCCTGGTAGGAAATAGTTAACTAAAATACTCTAATATTTTTTTAGGGATATACTGATATCTTAACAAGCAATCATTTAAAGTAAGAAATAGTTCAAGAGCATGAACTTAAGTTGACCTCAGGCATTAACCTCAGTTAAGATGATACTGTTCACTCTTTTTGCCAAagattattagaaaataataaaggaggaaaagagaaaaaatttcagaAGTTCTTGGGAAATTAGATTCCGTTAATTCAATCCACATTTAGCAGATGACAGTGTATTTGGTGCTCAGTATCTGCTGAATGAACTTGTGACTGCTAACTTTAAATTTCCCACTGGATCACTGTTATTAACTCCAGAAATATCTGAGTAGAAATCTAAGTCTGGTACTCAGGTCTTCAACTTCTGGGATCTCTGCAAGTAACAGATGCTTGAAAGATTGATTGATTGGATCCAAGGATGATTTTTTAGATCCCATCAACTAGGGATGTTGTCCTTCATCTGTGTTTGTCAGGCTTATTTCCCAACTAGACGATTCTGTTGAACTCTGGGTACTAATCTTTCCCTGCTACCCCTTCCATACCTTCTGGAGCTATTTATTGTTCTTTACGTACTTGTTTCTTTAGTGACTGGCTGGTATATTTTAGCGAAGTCCATTACCCCCTGAAGTGTTAAACCTCTAATTTGCTCCCTGAGGGGTGCAGACTTGGTTGTGCCCCATTCTCTCTGGGAAGGCAGTGGTTTTAGCCGGGTTGTCTTTGACACCTTCCCTGATCACACCCTGCTGTTAAATTCCACTAATTTCTGGCTGATAGATCTATTGTTTTCAACAGTGCCCTGGGGCATAAATTGCTCTACAGACTAATCCAATCAAATTTGGGCTCCTTTGAAGGAATAGTTTCCCAGGTCAGGGTTTCAGATTTGTTCTGATGCCACCTCAGACTCCTCCCAGCTGTTCTCCTCCCCGCCGTTCTCTCTGGTGAACTAGCCAGCCTACAAGTTTAGCCTGTTTCTCCAATGGATCTACCAATCTTCTCCGAATTGCCTTTTACTCTACTTCTACTGTTTCTGAGAATGCTGTTAAGCTTGAATTTCTCCAGGAACTGTTGCAAATTAAGTCACTTATTTTGGGAAGACATTAGGAGCTATCTGTTTTACCTGGTTCCCCCGACCAAGGAAAaatatttggtctattgtgtcatttagcatctctgttgccttactgactttctgtctagaagatctgtccattgatgtcagtggggtgttaaagtctcctactattattgtattcctgtcaatcTCTTCCTTTATGTCTGCTGCtgtttatgtatttaggtgctcctatattgggtacatttatgttaacaagtgtaatatcctcttcttgtattgctccttttatcattatataatgtccttctttgtctttctttatgttttaaagactactttgttttaaagtagtactttgtctgatacgagtattgctacccctgctttcttattgtttccatttgcatgaaatacccttttccatcccctcactttcaaccTGTGTGTCTTTTGCCCTAAAGTGagtcttgtaagcagcatattgtACTTGTGGGCCGCATATTGTaggttcttgatttttttttttttttttatataaataaaatttaatagtgAAAAAGTGATCTGGAAGCCCTGTGAAATTTTACCCTACACATTTTGGAGGACATCACAtgggttaagaaaaagaaaacaaaattgcatTTGTTCAGATAATCATTtgaatgtttacatacatttttgGTTTGTTAATTATGTATAACTAATTTACATTTCCTCATATTAACATATACTCCTGTTTAGCTTGTAATCAAATTATGCCAGTGAGAAAAATCCTCATAGTACCTTCATTGAGTTGCTGATTCTAAGAAAACACTGAACATGAACATGTACAAAAGAGGCCTTTGAATAAAACggcatgtgcattttaaaatatttgcacagTTTGATCTTTACATTTCTGTctgaagaaaatatgaacaaaactcAGGTTCACCATGCTAAAATAATGGTTCAGATGACTGCCATAAAAGAagtacatacaaaagaatgaaaacaaatcaaaTCCTTAGGTTCCGTGATTACTGAGAGGGTTTCCCCTTCCCTAAgtgctttattttacttcttaaaaatatGAGAGCAGCAGCTTATCGCAAGTCTCCACTACTGTGCATTAATGATGGAATCAAAACAACACAACAGACTCATAAGAATGAGAGGACTGCAGAACAACGAGAAGTCAGTTTTATGCTTCTTCTTGCTCTGGATAATTTAGAATTTTGCGGTGTGCCTGACGTAAATATTGCTGCTGTTTGAAGTAAACCTTGAATGCTCCTTTAATGGCAACAAAAGCAATTCCACCCAAGATTGTCCTTTGTAAATTAGAGTTAACACTACTGAACATTAGTTTACCAACTATTGTCGCAATAGTAGGAAAAACAAGGGCTCCACACAAAATTCGGGTCACAGAGACATGATCTGCTAAAGGATTAGCCTCAGCTGGAATTCGAGGAACAGGGCAACCAATCCCTGGAAATATACTGTTCAAAATCTGTAGTTTATTTGAGTATTTGCGCCATAGTCTAAGCACATAGTCCTCCCAGCGAATCATCTTGCCTAATATCAGCATGACAGGAATAGTAGGAAGTccaattaaaaggaataaaggatCAGCTCTCTCCATAACATCCAGACCTTCTTTATGGCCTACAACCTGCATCACTGTCACCGCTCCATAAGTTACAGCTGTCCAATAGATAGAGCCAACCATTATTCCTGCTGCAGCAAATGGACAGGCTTTTGAGATCAGTCTATCTGCAAGATCCAAGACGTAAACAACTGGACCCAACTTTGGAAAAACTATTAAGTATTCAGCATTGCACTGGGGACATGCCACTCTGGCTGTActgtttcctctttgtttttcatcCACCCAGCGCTGCAGACAAGCCTGGTGAACCCATTTTGTAGATCCTCTGCATCTGCATGGTCTCACCCATTCAGCTGTTCTATCATCTTCATCAGCGGCAAAACACACCCAGCAACTTCTGTCCAGCATCTGCTGTAGGGCTTGGTCCGGCATCTTCGTCGGAGGCGGCGCACTCGCCTCCCCAGTGGGCCCGGTCAGGGCCGGGCCCAGGGACAATAGCACTGAGAGGCGGCGGAGTAGGCCTCAGTCCGGCGGCAGCCGCGAACCCGCCACCCAGCCTCCCGGGGCGGCTCCGCGAGCCCCGGTTCTTgattttttatccaatctgccactctatgtcttttgatgagaatttagtccattgacatttaaagtaattattgataggtatgtacttattgccattttaaaccttgtttccCAGTTTTTGTCCTTCTtcgttcatttcttctttgttttcccttttgtggttttatggatttcttttgtattatgcttgagttcctttctttttggtttctgtgaATCTATTGTATCTTTTTGATGTGTGGTTaccctggttttcaagtatgttaacccataactatatctacttgctttaaactgatagtcatacaagttcaaacacattctaaaagatcttcATTTTTATACTCCCATTCcctacattttgtgattttgatgtcctattttacatcctCATCCTTATCCTTTTACCGTTAATTGtagttttaatcatttttacaatttttttggattgttttttcatctatgtactgacttatttaagtgatcttcaatccttttatatatttgcctttcctattgtgattttccctttcctatagatacttgcttcttttctatctagagaagacctttcaatatttcttttaggttagGCTTAGTAGTGCTGtattcctttagtttttgcttgtctgagaaattctttctctctcctcctattctaaattataatcttgctgggtagagtatcccaGGGGCAGGGTTTtctctttcaggactttgaatatatcatgccactgccttctgaccTGCacagtttctgcagagaaataagctgatagtcttatgggggttgCCTTGTAACTGACtgcttttctcttcctgcctttagaatcctctctttatcttttgccattttaattccggtatgtcttggtgtgggtttgTGTTCATCTtctttgggaccctctgtgcttcctgtactggatatctgtttccttctttagatttcaggaagttttcagccataatttcttcaaatacattttcgatctccttctgtctttcttctccttctggaaccaaTATTATGTGTAggttggcatgctttatattatcccatagatctcGTATATtgctttcacttttcttttttcatttgtctttctgtctgctgttctgactgattgatttccattattctgtcttccagatcacttgttCATTCTTCTGTGGCGCTTAGTTTGCTATTCATTGCTTGTAGATTGGTTTTTATCTTGGCAATTGACttgtctaattttgattggttcctttttatagtttctagatccttgttacagtgatctgcctTTCTTATTGATaatctttttaaattcctttagcatttttattacctcctttttgaactcagggtGTAGTAGACCACTGAGGTCTGTTTCATGATTTGTTTATTCAGGGGatatctcttatttttttaattgggagcagttcctctccttctttttcattttacttaactttctctgtctctggatTTAGGAGAAatagttatctactgtggtcttgaaggggtgctTTTATGTGAGAGTGTCCCTGTATAGACTGTGTGAGTTCagtatttttggtgtgagggctagTTTTGGTATGGATACtagccacatctttcctcagggtatgctggccattatccccttgataggggatGGGATTGGTGTTGTGT
Above is a genomic segment from Balaenoptera acutorostrata chromosome 7, mBalAcu1.1, whole genome shotgun sequence containing:
- the LOC130708597 gene encoding E3 ubiquitin-protein ligase MARCHF5-like — protein: MPDQALQQMLDRSCWVCFAADEDDRTAEWVRPCRCRGSTKWVHQACLQRWVDEKQRGNSTARVACPQCNAEYLIVFPKLGPVVYVLDLADRLISKACPFAAAGIMVGSIYWTAVTYGAVTVMQVVGHKEGLDVMERADPLFLLIGLPTIPVMLILGKMIRWEDYVLRLWRKYSNKLQILNSIFPGIGCPVPRIPAEANPLADHVSVTRILCGALVFPTIATIVGKLMFSSVNSNLQRTILGGIAFVAIKGAFKVYFKQQQYLRQAHRKILNYPEQEEA